The Pusillibacter faecalis genome has a window encoding:
- a CDS encoding phage ORF5 protein yields the protein MTYGIYVIRDAKTTFMLPTVDFNNASAMRNFEHAVRHPDSLMKSHPNDFGLYRVGSFDNETGEIMPEFPPQFICDATVCLRKEDE from the coding sequence ATGACTTATGGAATTTATGTTATCAGGGACGCCAAGACCACCTTTATGCTCCCTACCGTTGATTTTAATAATGCTTCTGCTATGCGGAATTTTGAGCATGCTGTACGGCATCCGGATTCTTTGATGAAGTCCCATCCGAATGACTTCGGTCTTTATCGTGTTGGTTCTTTTGATAATGAGACCGGTGAAATTATGCCGGAGTTCCCTCCCCAGTTCATTTGTGACGCTACTGTGTGTCTGAGAAAGGAAGACGAATGA
- a CDS encoding major capsid protein: protein MNRNTESHFSLLPRVDIQRSRFDRSASLKTSFNAGNIVPFFLEEVLPGDTFNVKTSRVVRMQTLLTPMMDNVYLDTYYFFVPNRLVWDHWKEFCGENTESAWIPETEYSIPQITAPAGGWQVGTLADYFGVPTGVSGLSVSALPFRAYALIMNEWFRDENLQDPLVVPTDDSTVAGVNTGTFVTDVAKGGLPYIACKYHDYFTSALPAPQKGPDVTIPVGTAGPYPVVAQSNTVPNPGSVGLTFVPYTATFNNAGQQWTGQVNQLRGNTGNSGAIGDPTAQNSSFGVVTTNSQFNGSANKIIPNNLWALDSGDAAVATINQLRLAFQIQKFYEKQARGGSRYTEVVRSFFGVTSPDARLQRPEYLGGNRTPINVNQVIQQSGTGESVNTPQGTVVGMSLTTDSHSDFTKSFTEHGFIIGVMVARYDHTYQQGLNRLWSRKDKFDYYWPVFANIGEQAIKNKEIYAQGNDTDDEVFGYQEAWAEYRYKPNQVTGEMRSQYAQSLDVWHLADDYSKLPSLSAEWIQEDGKTIDRVLAVSSDLANQFFADIYVKNYCTRPMPMYSIPGLIDHH from the coding sequence ATGAATCGCAATACAGAATCCCATTTTTCCCTTCTGCCTCGTGTAGATATCCAGCGTTCCCGCTTTGACCGCTCTGCCAGCCTGAAAACGTCTTTCAATGCCGGTAATATTGTCCCCTTCTTTTTGGAAGAGGTTCTTCCCGGAGATACGTTCAATGTGAAAACGTCCCGTGTGGTACGTATGCAGACCCTGCTCACTCCTATGATGGATAATGTTTATCTCGATACTTATTATTTCTTTGTGCCCAACCGTTTGGTATGGGATCACTGGAAGGAGTTTTGTGGTGAGAACACAGAAAGTGCATGGATTCCTGAGACGGAGTATTCGATTCCTCAAATTACTGCTCCGGCAGGTGGTTGGCAAGTCGGTACCCTTGCAGATTATTTTGGTGTTCCTACAGGCGTTTCTGGTTTGTCTGTTTCTGCTCTGCCCTTTAGGGCTTATGCTCTTATCATGAATGAGTGGTTCCGTGATGAAAACTTGCAAGACCCTTTGGTTGTTCCTACTGACGATTCTACCGTGGCTGGTGTTAATACGGGAACTTTTGTCACTGATGTAGCGAAAGGCGGTTTACCTTACATCGCCTGCAAATACCACGATTATTTTACATCTGCCCTTCCTGCTCCTCAGAAAGGACCGGATGTGACTATTCCTGTTGGTACTGCTGGTCCTTATCCTGTTGTTGCTCAGTCTAATACTGTCCCGAATCCCGGTAGTGTTGGTTTGACTTTTGTTCCCTATACTGCTACTTTTAATAATGCTGGCCAGCAATGGACTGGACAAGTAAATCAACTGCGTGGAAATACTGGCAATAGTGGTGCTATTGGTGACCCAACTGCTCAAAATTCGTCTTTTGGCGTTGTTACTACAAATAGTCAGTTTAATGGTTCTGCTAATAAGATCATCCCTAATAATCTTTGGGCTCTTGATTCTGGTGATGCGGCTGTTGCAACTATCAATCAGCTCCGCCTTGCTTTCCAGATTCAGAAATTCTACGAGAAGCAGGCTCGTGGTGGCTCCCGCTATACTGAGGTTGTGCGGAGCTTCTTTGGTGTGACTTCCCCGGATGCCCGTTTGCAGCGTCCTGAATATCTTGGCGGTAATCGCACTCCCATCAACGTGAATCAGGTTATCCAGCAGTCTGGTACTGGTGAATCTGTGAATACTCCGCAAGGTACTGTTGTCGGTATGTCTCTTACTACTGACAGCCATTCCGACTTTACCAAGTCTTTCACGGAGCATGGTTTTATTATCGGCGTCATGGTTGCCCGTTATGACCATACCTATCAGCAGGGCCTTAACCGCTTGTGGAGCCGCAAGGATAAGTTTGATTACTATTGGCCGGTGTTTGCAAATATCGGTGAGCAGGCTATCAAGAATAAGGAGATTTACGCTCAGGGTAACGACACTGACGATGAAGTTTTTGGTTATCAAGAAGCATGGGCTGAGTATCGGTACAAGCCTAATCAGGTTACCGGTGAAATGCGCTCCCAGTACGCTCAATCTCTCGATGTGTGGCATCTGGCTGACGATTACTCCAAGCTACCTTCTTTGTCTGCCGAATGGATTCAGGAAGATGGAAAGACCATTGATCGTGTACTTGCTGTTTCTTCCGATCTGGCTAATCAGTTCTTTGCTGATATCTATGTGAAGAATTATTGCACCCGGCCTATGCCGATGTATTCTATTCCCGGTCTTATTGATCATCACTAA